GACTAAAAATAGGTGAAATATCTATTGGCCGAAAGCTTTGGTTGTGTATCAATAAAATGTTGAATTTGTGGTGGTTTCTCACCTCTTATGTGAGATCAGTTGTTAAGTGGTTCTTAAGAAAAACCACAGGTCTTTGCGAGTTACAAAGGATCTGTTATGGGGAAGTGTCTGGAGCTCCAAGGATTCTAGCAGTCGAAAGATCTCTGAACCTTTCGAAGAGCCCACAGTTGAAAAAGTTGGTTTCCCATCTGAATGATATAAGCGACAATCTGAGACTCAAAGGTTCGAACGAACGGGAAATCTTGACAGGGGCTGTAAGTACCGTGCTTCTAGTCAAAAAAATAAATCCGCGGatccattttcaatttgttaAAAACTTCAGTAAGTGCGTTGAGCAAATTTGGGGTTATAGACAGCTTATAGCCGAAATCGAATCTTTGAGAACTGTGAGTTTCGATTCAGAAAATGCGGAGCACGAAGAGAAGCTGTTGAAGCTGTGGAAAGCCTTGATGCCGGACGATAAATTAGCAAGCCGTATTTGTAAGCAGTGGCAGGATATTGGTTTTCAAGGGGAAGATCCAAAGACTGATTTCCGAGGGATGGGGATCTTGGGTCTGGagaatcttctatttttcgCAACCGAATATGAGGCAGCTGCTCGACATGTCTTGTCCCACAGCCATCATCCAGCTTTCGGATATTGCTTTGCCATAGTTGGAATTAACTTGACTAGTATGGCATTGCAGCTTGTTCGAAGCGGTGATGCTAAGACTTACTTTTATAACAATTCAAAGTGCTTGCCTAGTATTAGACTGTTTCATCAgttttatagttttttattttacGAGTTCGATAGGTATTGGTTGGAGTGTGAACCAGCGGACATTATGGAATTCTCTTCTATCAGAACGAAATTCGAGAATAATATCAGGAATAGTCTCATGGACCCTAGAACTGTATATAAAATCAATATTTGGATTGACACAGTATGATGGATATAATCAGATAGGTATTTTTATCTCTATGGTTATATAAACATGTTTTGTAGGTTATAACTCTAGGGGTAGTCAAAATGCTGTTCTCCGAGACTGC
The window above is part of the Coccinella septempunctata chromosome 8, icCocSept1.1, whole genome shotgun sequence genome. Proteins encoded here:
- the LOC123319254 gene encoding ELMO domain-containing protein 2 codes for the protein MLNLWWFLTSYVRSVVKWFLRKTTGLCELQRICYGEVSGAPRILAVERSLNLSKSPQLKKLVSHLNDISDNLRLKGSNEREILTGAVSTVLLVKKINPRIHFQFVKNFSKCVEQIWGYRQLIAEIESLRTVSFDSENAEHEEKLLKLWKALMPDDKLASRICKQWQDIGFQGEDPKTDFRGMGILGLENLLFFATEYEAAARHVLSHSHHPAFGYCFAIVGINLTSMALQLVRSGDAKTYFYNNSKCLPSIRLFHQFYSFLFYEFDRYWLECEPADIMEFSSIRTKFENNIRNSLMDPRTVYKINIWIDTV